The genomic stretch GGAAAATCTCATGGTTGACGTTGATTTCAAGCACCTTGTCCGCTTGGACATCCTGGCTGTTCGGCATCGCCTTCAATATTTTTTCCATCTCTATCGTAACCTCGCCCTCAGTGGACAAGCATACCGGATGAGATTTAAGGCGTTTGGATGCTTTAACATTCTTTACCTTGTCCTGAAGGATTGTTTTCATTTGCTCAAAGAGCTCCTTATTCAAATCCTGCTCCGCAGCCGTTTCATTGTCTACAGCATCTGGTTCAATGCCTAGGTCACCGCTTGATACAGATTTGAATTCTTTATCCTTATATTTCGCAACGATTTTGATCGCGAACTCATCGATATCGTCCGTAAAGTAAAGAATTTCATAGCCCTTATCGGATACCATCTCCGTTTGCGGCAACCGCTCAATTCGATCGATCGACTCACCCGAAGCATAATAAATATACTTCTGGTCCTCGCTCATACGGGATACGTATTCATCAAGCGTAACCAGCTTCTTCTCCTTGGAGGAATGGAACAGCAGCAGATCCTGCAGCACATCCTTGTTAGCGCCATAATCGTTGTATACGCCAAATTTCAGCTGTCTGCCGAATGCTTTGTAGAAGGATTCGTACTTCTCACGCTCATCCTTCAAAATGCCAAGCAGCGCGCTCTTGATCTTGCTGTTAATATTTTTAGCAATAAGCTTCAGCTGGCGATCATGCTGCAGCAGCTCTCTAGAAATATTAAGCGACAGATCCTCGGAATCGACCATTCCTTTGACAAAGCTGAAATAGTCAGGCAGAAGATCCGAGCATTTTTCCATAATTAGAACGCCATTCGAATAAAGCTCCAGCCCCTTCTCATACTCCTTCGTGTAATAATCGAATGGTGTATTTTCCGGGATATATAAAATGGCGTTGTAAACGACAGCGCCGTCAGCACTAATATGAAGATGCTTGATCGGTTTATCAAAGCCATAACGTTTCTCAAAATAAAATTGCTCGTAATCCTCAGGGGTGAGCTCATTTTTATTTTTCCGCCAAATCGGCACCATGCTGTTCACGGTTTGCTCTTCCGCATATTCCTCGAACTCGTTCTCGCTGTCAGCTTTAGGACGCTGTCCCTTCACATCCATCTTAATCGGGTAGCGAATGAAATCAGAATATTTTTTAATGATTGATTTTAGGCGGTATTCGTCTAAATACTCATCATACTGATCATCCTCTGTATTTTCCTTGATGTTCAATACGATTTCCGTACCTACCGAAGCCTTCTCACACGGCTCGATAGTGTAGCCATCAGAACCTGTCGATTCCCATTTGTAAGCCTCTTCGCTGCCAAGCGTCCTCGACACGACGGTAACGACATCGGCAACCATGAATGCGGAGTAGAAGCCCACGCCGAATTGACCAATAATATTGTGGCCATCCTTAAGCTCATTGTCCTTCTTGAATGCAAAGGAGCCGCTCTTCGCGATAACGCCAAGATTGTTCTCAAGGTCCTCCTTCGTCATCCCGATTCCTGTATCTGTAATCGTTAATGTACGGTTTTCCTTATCTGCAACTACCTTGATGTAGTAATCTTCCTTGTTAAAGACCAATTGATCATCCGTGAGCGCTCTGTAATACAGCTTGTCAATCGCATCACTCGCATTAGAAACAAGCTCTCTCAAGAAGATTTCTTTTTGCGTATAAATGGAGTTAATCATCATATCGAGCAGTCGTTTCGATTCTGCTTTAAACTGTTTTTTGCTCAAGAGTAGTTCCCCTTCCCATTCATCAAATATGAAATCAGCCATTCGTCGTAACTGGAGGGCTTGGACAAATTCATGCCAGTACCCCCTCAATCTTAGCACTCAATTCGTTAGAGTGCTAATCCTTATTTTTATATAACACAAACTATTTTTCAATGTCAACCTCCAGCAATAGAAAAATACAGAAAAAAGGAAGCTGATTAGCAGACTATCGCCCACTAAACAGCTCCTTTCTCCTTTCGGATAGATAGGATATTTTAATAAGACCGCAACAAACTTAGATAATTATCGTCTTTAATATGGAAGTTATTAACAAGACATATGCTCAGGAGATATTTCTAAATGTCAAAAAAGCTAGTAGGAGCAGCTGCTATCATTATGGACTCAGAAGGGCGAATTCTTCTAGTAAAACATAGCTATGGGAAATACAATTGGGAACTACCTAGTGGGTTATCCGAGCAGAATGAGTCTGCAGAGGTTACTCATTTATTCCACATCATCGGACCGAGGCGGTGGTTTGAATAGTTATTCGAAAGGCATCAGAATAATCATTGGTCTTATTTTTGCCATTTGCGTTGTGATGGTTGCAATGGCGTTCCAAAGTAAAGATGCTAAAACCACGACGAATCCAAGCCTTACAAAAGCTCCTAACTATCCTGCAAATGAAAACGGACAGACATATGGTTCTGCGGGTGACGCCATTTCCTCTGAATCGGAACCAGATTTAATAAGTGCAGTAGGTGTGGATGGTGCTATGGGATATGTACTTAAGAAAGATATAGAAGGTGAGCAGCCCAAGACACCCGAGGAAGCTCTAGCTATACAAAACAGTAGGCCCCTCGGTGGTTCTGATATTCCGCTATATGACATTGATGGTAAAACCGTTATTGGTGTCTTTCATATTGGAGGCAATTCATAAAAAAGGAGCTATTAAAAATGAAAAAGGTTTTCTCAGGAGTATTCCTTGCATTGATTCTAATCATTACATCGTCAACTACTTATGCAGCAGACACAGACATCAAAATAAAAGTTGACGGTTTTGCTATCGCATCCGATGTGAAACCCGAAACTAAGAACAATCGTACAATGGTGCCTTTACGTGTTATCAGTGAAAATCTGGGAGCTAAGGTCCATTGGTCGAATTCTGAAATTACACTTACTAAAAGCAATATGGAAGTAACATTAAAACTAAACAGCAGTACAGCAGTGATAAACGGTAAGACGGTACTGCTTGATGTAAAACCGTATATAAAAAATGATCGCACAATTGTTCCACTTCGCTTTATTTCAGAAACGTTTGGCTGCAAAGTCAATTACAAAAACTCTATCGTAACCGTTGATACCGAGCCATTGGTCATAGATGGTATAAAAGTGAAAGCATTGCAGCAGGAATACCACATGACTATGGGTGGCGTAGTACAGCAAATCAATGGAAATGCTTATAACGAAGCAATTTATAATATTTTTGTAGAAAATAAAGACAGCAAGGTTGAAGCGCCAGCTGATTACTCGTGGCAGAGCCATTACTACACAGCGGGGGGGTATTATAAAAATGCACAATATGATTTTTTGGATCAAAAAGGGAACAGCATAAAACGTTTTGATATTTATTCTTTAGTTAAATCTTCTCCACCTGAACCTTCAACAGGCTCCCCACAGGTTTTGATTTATGACGATACTGAAAATCAATGGTATTTGTTTAACGATGCCGCAAGAAACTCCATTAATCAGTTAATTTATAACGCCTTAAATAATGGTGCTATAACGATTATCAGTAACACAGTTGCATAGTAAAGGATAGCGGCTAATGCTTCCTACGACACAGAATAGGAGTAATAGACATTGTGAGACTATTAAGAATATTAACAAGAGTTATTATGATTGGACTATTTATCATTTATGTTTTGTTCGTTGTAAAAACATTGTTTTTGGATTACAGGTTGTTTATGTTGTTGAATGGCTATTATCTTCAGAGTGGTTACGACTACAACTTAATTCCTTTTAAAACAATTACGACGTATATAACAAGGTATGAACATTACAATTTTAATACTTGGTTTAACAACCTCTTCGGAAATATTTTATTATTTATTCCGTTAGGATTTAGTGCACCTTACTTTTCAAAAAAAACTAGGAATCTTAATCAATTCTTTTTATTAATACTGACCATTATTGTTATTTTAGAAGTTTCACAAATGCTATTGCATGTTGGCAGCTTCGATATAGATGATGTAATTCTCAACACATTAGGTGGATTAGTTGGTTTTGGTATTTATACCACATGTTTGGCGATGTTGAAAAAATTGATTCCGTCTTATGATGTGGTCAACAGAACCAATGCGAGTTGACATATTAAGCTATCGGATAGCTAGCTCATTAAAACAGCGGAAGTCTAGGACATTTTTCCACGTCCATGGCTGCCGCTGTTTCCGTTAGAACGAGTAGCACTGTGTCACACGCTCTAGCCATCAATTCTATCAATGCAACACAAAGCAAAGGAGAAGACAAACCATGGCAGCAGCCATCATCTGTCTTCTCCTTATTTTTCACACCTATTTGCTGCTAATTGTACGAAGCTTACTTGTTATAGATCGCGTACATAATAACAGCAGCCTCTGCGCGTGTCGTGTGGCCGAGCGGGTTAAGCTTCGAGCCATCACCCTTCACAATACCGTTCGCTATAAGAAGTGCAGAGCTGTCTACTGCGTAGGACGCTAGCTGTTTCAAATCCGTGAACGCTTTTAGCTCGTCTACACTTCCCGCCTGCAGCTTCTTGCCAGACATATTTAGTGCTCTAGCTGTCATGGCAAACATTTCTTGCCTTGTTATCGCAGCATTCGGATCAAACGAACCGTCTGAACGTCCTGTCACTATGCCAAGCTTCTTTGCGATAGCAACGGAATCATAATAGTAGGCATCCTTAGCGACATCGTTGAAATTCCCGTTAACGTCTGCGCTGAGCCCTAACGTTTTCACGAGCAATGTAATGAAATCTGCTCGCTTCACCTTTTGTGCTGGAGCATAGGCGTTGTCTGATATCCCGTTGATGACGCCTTTGGAAGCCATCACCTCGATCGCTTGCTTCGCCCAGCTATGCTTGCCCAGATCGTCGAACGATTTGTGAACCGATACGACGCCATAAGTGCTGAAGTGATTAACTGTAAACACTACAATACCTGTCGCAGGATCGTACTTACCGCTTGGTACTGCAACAACTTCGCCTGATGCTCCGAAATACCATACGGTAATATGTTCAGAGCTTTGCTTCTCCTGAGCAGATAAGCTGTAATCAAGCAATACGGTTACCACTGCCCCTGAATTGCTCCATTCCACCTTTACGCCATCCACATACAGCTGAAGCTCAACTGCCGGACGGCTTCCGATGGCGGCGCGCGCTTCTTCGCTTAGCTTGGCCTTGTCCGCATTCGCAATAACGATAGACACGCTTTTTGTACCTGACGGCAATGATTTCAGCATATGGCTCGGCACGATGACCGTTCCTATATTCGTTTGAATCTCATATTGCACCGATAGCTTCGCATCGCTAATGGATGCTGGCGGCAATTGAACCTCGTAGCCATTAGCTGTGCTCACATTCGGAATTACAATTTTCACAATTTTGACCTTAGCATCCTGCTCCTGCTTCAAAGCGTCATCAATTTGAGCCTGGCTTATTGCTGCGTTACCTAAACCACTGGCTGCATCTAGGACTGGCCTTGGTGCAGTGATCGTATTGCCGTCAACCTCACCTGAAGGTACTGCTGGAGTCGCAGCTGGCGACGTTGTGATCGGGCCTGATGTCGGCGTTGGCGTTGGCGTCGCCGTTGGTTCAGGCGATGGTGTTGGTTCATCCGTCGGTATCGGCGGCTCCTCGCCAGCAGTTATCCGATACGTAAATGGTGCAACAAAGCTGTCTTTCATGCCCGCTTTGACGGCTATAGTACGAAGCACCGTCAGCTCCTTCAACGTAAGCTGACCAGTGTACAACTGACCATTTGTGCTGCTTGGCAGCGTACCGTCTGTCGTGTAATAAATGGCTGCTCCTTCTGTAGCAGAGGTTAGAGTAACCCGCTGGCTTCCTTTGTAGCCCCCTACTTTAAGTCCCGCTTTCGGAAGAGCCA from Paenibacillus sp. FSL H8-0548 encodes the following:
- the htpG gene encoding molecular chaperone HtpG: MSKKQFKAESKRLLDMMINSIYTQKEIFLRELVSNASDAIDKLYYRALTDDQLVFNKEDYYIKVVADKENRTLTITDTGIGMTKEDLENNLGVIAKSGSFAFKKDNELKDGHNIIGQFGVGFYSAFMVADVVTVVSRTLGSEEAYKWESTGSDGYTIEPCEKASVGTEIVLNIKENTEDDQYDEYLDEYRLKSIIKKYSDFIRYPIKMDVKGQRPKADSENEFEEYAEEQTVNSMVPIWRKNKNELTPEDYEQFYFEKRYGFDKPIKHLHISADGAVVYNAILYIPENTPFDYYTKEYEKGLELYSNGVLIMEKCSDLLPDYFSFVKGMVDSEDLSLNISRELLQHDRQLKLIAKNINSKIKSALLGILKDEREKYESFYKAFGRQLKFGVYNDYGANKDVLQDLLLFHSSKEKKLVTLDEYVSRMSEDQKYIYYASGESIDRIERLPQTEMVSDKGYEILYFTDDIDEFAIKIVAKYKDKEFKSVSSGDLGIEPDAVDNETAAEQDLNKELFEQMKTILQDKVKNVKASKRLKSHPVCLSTEGEVTIEMEKILKAMPNSQDVQADKVLEINVNHEIFQSLKAAYENDKEKLGLYTNLLYNQALLIEGLPIQDPVAFTNDMCKVMV
- a CDS encoding NUDIX domain-containing protein, giving the protein MSKKLVGAAAIIMDSEGRILLVKHSYGKYNWELPSGLSEQNESAEVTHLFHIIGPRRWFE
- a CDS encoding copper amine oxidase N-terminal domain-containing protein; amino-acid sequence: MKKVFSGVFLALILIITSSTTYAADTDIKIKVDGFAIASDVKPETKNNRTMVPLRVISENLGAKVHWSNSEITLTKSNMEVTLKLNSSTAVINGKTVLLDVKPYIKNDRTIVPLRFISETFGCKVNYKNSIVTVDTEPLVIDGIKVKALQQEYHMTMGGVVQQINGNAYNEAIYNIFVENKDSKVEAPADYSWQSHYYTAGGYYKNAQYDFLDQKGNSIKRFDIYSLVKSSPPEPSTGSPQVLIYDDTENQWYLFNDAARNSINQLIYNALNNGAITIISNTVA
- a CDS encoding VanZ family protein, with the translated sequence MRLLRILTRVIMIGLFIIYVLFVVKTLFLDYRLFMLLNGYYLQSGYDYNLIPFKTITTYITRYEHYNFNTWFNNLFGNILLFIPLGFSAPYFSKKTRNLNQFFLLILTIIVILEVSQMLLHVGSFDIDDVILNTLGGLVGFGIYTTCLAMLKKLIPSYDVVNRTNAS